The window TCCTTCCCGGTGACCACCAAGGACGGGAAGTACGAGATCGTCCAGGGCCTGGACATCAACGAGTTCTCCCGTGCGCGCATCGACGCGTCCGTGCAGGAGCTCACCGAGGAGCGCGACGCGGTCCGCGAGCTCGGCCTGATCTGACGGTCTCCCGGCCACCGGCCGGACCCGGGCACGGTACGGGGGCGCCCCCGGCAGCGACTGCTGCCGGGGGCGCCTTCGCGCGTACCCCTGGCGGCCCTGGAAGGCCGCACCCCCTCGAAGGCCAGGCCCGTCAGCGGCCGTTGAGCCGGTCGGCCGGGCCGCGCACGGCCGCCGCGGCCCGGCGCTGGAGCGGGGGCCCGAACGTGACGCGTGCCGCGCCCAGTTCGCCGGGCGGTCGGCCGTGATGCAGTGCGCGGAAGGCGGCGGCGGACTCGGTCATCGGTACTCCCGGGCGACGGACGAGGGGAGAGGGGCCAGGGACGGGTCAGGTGCGATGAGCCCCGGTGCGACGGGCGCGGTGCGCGGGGGAAGCGCGCGGCGGTGCGGCGGTAGCGGGCGCGCGGCCGACCGATGTGCGGCCGGCCGATGCGCGGCCGGCGGAGACGCGGGCGGGTGAGGGGCCGCACGCATGGGAGACGGCCGGGAGCGGGGCGAGGGCCCCGCCGCCGGCCGGTCGGCTCAGTGACTGCCGGGGGTGTAGTGCCCGGGCGTCAGCCGGCAGGTCACGCCGAAGCGGTTCCAGGCGTTGATCACCGTGATGGCCGCGATCAGCTGCGCCAGCTCGGCCTCCTCGAACTGCTTGGCCGCCTTCGCGTACACCTCGTCCGGGACGAACCCGTCGGTCAGGACCGTCACCGCCTCCGTCAGCTCGATCGCCGCCAGCTCCTTCTCCGTGTAGAAGTGCAGCGACTCCTGCCAGGCGCTGAGCTGGACGACACGCTCGACCGATTCGCCCGCCGCGAGGGCGTCCTTGGTGTGCATGTCCAGGCAGAACGCGCAGTGGTTGAGCTGCGAGGCGCGGATCTTGACCAGCTCGAGCAGCTTCGGCTCCAGTCCCTTACGGGAGGCGGCGTCCAGCCGGACCATGGCCTTGTAGACATCGGGGGCGAGCTGGGCCCACTGCAGGCGGGCGGGGTGCTCGGGGGCGTACTCGGAGGTCGCGAGGTGCTCTGCGTTCGTCGTCATGGATACGACGCTACGCGGCCGGTGGCGCAGCGGTATGGTCCATTTCCATGACGGAATCCTGGGCCGCTTTCGGTGCCGACCTGCACATCGAACCGCTCGGCGGGGGCCTGCGCAGTGGGCTGACGAACGCGCTGCGGGAGGCCGTCCGCACCGGCCGGCTGGCGCCCGGCACCCGGTTGCCCTCCTCGCGGACGCTCGCCCGCGACCTGGGCATCGCCCGCAACACCGTCGCCGACGCCTACGCCGACCTGGTCGCGGAGGGCTGGCTCACCGCGCGGCAGGGCTCGGGGACGAGCGTGGCGCAGCGGGCCGACGCGGCCGGGCCGAGAA is drawn from Streptomyces sp. NBC_00178 and contains these coding sequences:
- a CDS encoding carboxymuconolactone decarboxylase family protein, which produces MTTNAEHLATSEYAPEHPARLQWAQLAPDVYKAMVRLDAASRKGLEPKLLELVKIRASQLNHCAFCLDMHTKDALAAGESVERVVQLSAWQESLHFYTEKELAAIELTEAVTVLTDGFVPDEVYAKAAKQFEEAELAQLIAAITVINAWNRFGVTCRLTPGHYTPGSH